One part of the Natronorubrum sediminis genome encodes these proteins:
- a CDS encoding NAD-dependent epimerase/dehydratase family protein → MTTIAITGASGRVGRETIEAFEDTDVELSLFSHSESEDLETTPIDVANREAFVGALEDEDVLIHLAANPDPRAEWDALSGPNIEGVYNAFEAAVQNDVQRVVFASSNHAVNMQNTVSSVRPESTVGSPRTVRPAEAMDPDTYYGVTKVFGEAMGHYYANCHGLDVINLRIGWLLSEDELEDELADRDASGERYARAMWLSPDDCQRLMDAAATTTLESSPLTAHGISNNAERFLSLTETMLELNYRPQDDSATVLED, encoded by the coding sequence ATGACGACTATCGCCATCACTGGTGCATCAGGTCGGGTCGGCCGAGAGACCATCGAGGCCTTCGAAGACACGGACGTCGAACTCAGCCTGTTTTCACACAGCGAAAGTGAGGACCTCGAAACGACCCCGATCGACGTCGCGAACCGCGAGGCGTTCGTCGGCGCCCTCGAGGACGAGGACGTGTTGATCCACCTCGCGGCGAATCCGGATCCGCGGGCCGAGTGGGACGCACTCTCCGGGCCGAACATCGAGGGAGTGTACAACGCCTTCGAAGCCGCCGTCCAGAACGACGTCCAGCGAGTCGTCTTCGCGAGTTCGAACCACGCGGTGAACATGCAGAACACGGTGTCGTCCGTCCGTCCGGAGTCCACCGTGGGTTCGCCACGAACCGTCCGACCAGCGGAAGCGATGGATCCCGATACGTACTACGGCGTCACGAAGGTTTTCGGCGAGGCAATGGGCCACTACTACGCGAACTGCCACGGACTCGACGTGATCAACCTGCGAATTGGCTGGTTGCTCTCCGAAGACGAACTCGAGGACGAACTCGCCGACCGGGACGCCTCGGGCGAACGCTACGCGCGAGCGATGTGGCTCAGCCCCGACGACTGTCAACGGCTGATGGACGCCGCGGCGACGACGACCCTCGAGTCCTCGCCCCTGACCGCACACGGAATCTCGAACAACGCCGAGCGGTTCCTCTCGCTGACGGAGACAATGCTCGAGTTGAACTATCGACCACAGGACGATTCGGCTACAGTGCTCGAGGATTGA
- a CDS encoding HD domain-containing protein — MTTIKDSVHDHIQIDGVARDLLDTPALQRLRNIRQLGTVSLVYPSANHTRFEHSLGVYHLACEALEQLGVDGTQAERVHAAALLHDVGHGPFSHNLESLTHRRTGRYHDDVHDVLSNGGVGEVLREHDLEPDAVADLVAGDGRFGQLVSGELDVDRMDYLVRDAHHTGVPYGTIDHGRLVRELTFTDEELVLDEGNVQAAESLLVARALMNPTVYSHSVARISKAMLRRAAERLLESPENATDGEALQRMDDHDLIVALRSCEATSTFSRRLDQRDLYKRAVWAEIDDVPGGIIEADHDEIRSFEREIAASAAVDPECVILDVPGRPSMTESTTRVLVNGDVRQLGQQSPLVDALRGAQYSQWRLGVYSPPEMRDRIGRAAVDVLGLDIEGALVREVRNGMDTTLDQFLE; from the coding sequence ATGACGACGATCAAGGACAGTGTCCACGATCACATTCAGATTGACGGCGTGGCGCGCGATCTCCTCGATACGCCAGCCCTCCAGCGCCTGCGGAATATTCGCCAACTAGGGACGGTTTCGCTCGTCTACCCTTCCGCGAATCACACGCGCTTCGAGCACAGCCTCGGCGTCTATCACCTCGCCTGCGAGGCCCTCGAGCAACTCGGTGTCGACGGAACGCAGGCCGAGCGCGTTCACGCCGCAGCACTCCTCCACGACGTCGGCCACGGGCCGTTCAGCCACAACCTCGAGTCGCTCACCCACCGCCGGACGGGACGCTATCACGACGACGTCCACGACGTGCTTTCGAATGGGGGGGTCGGGGAGGTGCTTCGCGAGCACGACCTCGAGCCGGACGCCGTCGCGGACCTCGTCGCGGGGGACGGCAGGTTCGGCCAACTCGTCTCGGGTGAACTCGACGTCGATCGGATGGACTACCTGGTCCGGGACGCCCACCACACGGGCGTTCCCTACGGAACGATCGACCACGGTCGCCTCGTTCGCGAACTCACCTTTACCGATGAGGAACTCGTCCTCGACGAGGGGAACGTTCAGGCCGCAGAGAGCCTGCTCGTCGCCCGGGCACTGATGAATCCGACCGTCTACAGCCACAGCGTCGCCCGGATCAGCAAGGCGATGCTCCGACGGGCGGCCGAGCGCCTCCTCGAGTCGCCCGAAAACGCGACCGACGGCGAGGCCCTCCAGCGGATGGACGACCACGACCTGATCGTCGCGCTTCGCTCGTGTGAGGCGACGAGTACGTTCTCGAGGCGACTCGACCAGCGCGATCTGTACAAACGTGCGGTGTGGGCCGAAATCGACGACGTTCCCGGCGGGATCATCGAGGCCGACCACGACGAGATTCGCTCGTTCGAACGCGAAATCGCGGCATCCGCAGCCGTCGATCCCGAGTGCGTCATCCTCGACGTTCCGGGTCGACCATCGATGACGGAGTCCACGACGCGCGTGCTGGTCAACGGCGACGTTCGCCAACTCGGCCAACAGTCGCCACTCGTCGACGCGCTTCGGGGCGCTCAATATTCTCAGTGGCGACTCGGCGTCTACTCGCCGCCGGAAATGCGCGATCGAATTGGCCGGGCAGCCGTCGACGTACTCGGATTAGACATCGAGGGCGCACTGGTGCGCGAGGTTCGAAACGGAATGGATACGACGCTCGATCAGTTCCTCGAGTGA
- a CDS encoding Gfo/Idh/MocA family protein, with protein sequence MTLEVGVLGYRFMGNAHANAMARLPMFFPDAPAIERSVLVGRDETALSEAADRFGFSSTATDWADVVDEVDVFYNLGPNHVHAEPSIAALEAGTPVFCEKPLAPTLERAESMADAARKAGEDVPAGCAFNYRFVPAIQYAKGLLEAGELGEIRHVRGRYLQDWLVDPDAPWSWRNDEELAGSGALGDLGSHTVDLLRFLVGGDDLAGKIERVSGQLQTFVDERPVPGEEEEMRSVTVDDAYTGQLEFANGATGVLEGTRVAAGHKNDHTVEIHGSEGSLRFSLERLNELEILRTDENRGYETVLVTDEDDPYVDHWWPPGHVLGWEHTFVHENYEFLRAVAEGRAFEPSFEDGLTAQRVLDAIERSDEHGEWITLE encoded by the coding sequence ATGACGCTTGAGGTCGGCGTGCTCGGCTATCGGTTTATGGGTAATGCACACGCGAACGCCATGGCGCGGCTGCCGATGTTCTTCCCGGACGCGCCAGCGATCGAACGTAGCGTCCTGGTCGGACGGGACGAAACCGCGCTCTCGGAGGCTGCAGACCGGTTCGGGTTTTCCTCGACGGCGACCGATTGGGCCGACGTCGTCGACGAGGTCGACGTCTTCTACAATCTCGGTCCGAACCACGTCCACGCGGAGCCATCGATTGCGGCGCTCGAGGCCGGGACGCCAGTCTTTTGTGAAAAGCCACTAGCACCGACGCTCGAGCGAGCGGAGTCGATGGCCGACGCGGCACGCAAGGCGGGCGAGGACGTCCCCGCCGGCTGTGCGTTCAACTACCGATTCGTGCCGGCGATCCAGTACGCGAAGGGCCTGCTCGAGGCGGGCGAACTCGGCGAGATTCGACACGTCCGGGGGCGATATCTTCAGGACTGGCTGGTCGACCCCGACGCGCCGTGGTCGTGGCGAAACGACGAGGAACTGGCGGGGTCAGGCGCGCTCGGTGATCTCGGCTCGCACACGGTCGATCTCCTCCGGTTTCTGGTCGGTGGCGACGACCTCGCAGGGAAGATCGAACGGGTGAGCGGGCAGTTGCAAACGTTCGTCGACGAACGGCCCGTTCCCGGTGAGGAAGAGGAGATGCGCTCGGTGACCGTCGACGACGCCTACACCGGCCAACTCGAGTTCGCTAACGGGGCGACGGGCGTCCTCGAGGGCACCCGCGTCGCGGCCGGCCACAAGAACGATCACACGGTCGAAATTCACGGCTCTGAGGGGAGTCTCCGGTTCTCGCTCGAGCGGCTGAACGAACTCGAGATTCTCCGGACCGACGAGAATCGAGGGTACGAGACGGTGTTGGTCACCGACGAGGACGATCCCTACGTCGACCACTGGTGGCCACCGGGGCACGTCCTCGGCTGGGAGCACACCTTCGTCCACGAAAATTACGAGTTCTTACGCGCTGTTGCGGAGGGGAGAGCGTTCGAACCTAGCTTCGAGGACGGACTCACAGCCCAGCGCGTCCTCGACGCAATCGAACGAAGCGACGAACACGGCGAGTGGATCACGCTCGAGTGA
- a CDS encoding amidase, whose amino-acid sequence MSDDIETIAESLAFDLNDDDIADCRESADRLADIAAGVSDDSERTVERTGSLLEDEYGALLDGFETPRTRETGGPLADQRIVVKDNIAVEHLGLTCGSAGFEYVPGFDATVVERLLEAGGELLGKANMDAFAFGPTGEFSGRADVVNPIAADRVPGGSSSGSGVAVATGLADVALGTDTGGSVRIPAACCGVVGVKPTFGHVSTHGVVPFAPSLDTVGPLARSVETAADALSAISDERTADSFGQTSSPSESQAVAADSDETFTVGVVTEFLEECSETVTRGVRSLCGEVESASELELEEVSVDLGSIEDAYLLVGATEFAWYLRQRGLVRGNGSTYARRWSRALREFVDDDGFSDHVAKRVLPSATLDAETDGDSYVAGRLEAEAFGRRLEAAFDRVDVLLVPTLRTLPPERGDVSAHDRLFDVLGNTAPFNLTGNPAVTLPVDGADGLPISVQVVAPRHDDGVAIDCARVFEEIVAESASLEPPALPA is encoded by the coding sequence GTGAGCGACGATATCGAAACGATCGCCGAGTCGCTGGCGTTCGATCTGAACGACGACGATATCGCGGACTGTCGTGAGTCGGCCGACCGACTCGCTGACATCGCTGCGGGCGTGAGCGACGACTCCGAACGCACCGTCGAGCGGACGGGGTCACTCCTCGAGGACGAGTACGGAGCGCTCCTCGACGGCTTCGAGACACCACGAACGCGCGAGACGGGTGGCCCACTCGCCGATCAACGGATCGTCGTCAAGGACAACATCGCCGTCGAGCACCTCGGTCTTACCTGTGGCTCCGCGGGCTTCGAGTACGTTCCCGGATTCGATGCGACCGTCGTCGAACGACTGCTCGAGGCCGGCGGCGAACTCCTCGGGAAGGCTAATATGGACGCCTTCGCGTTCGGGCCGACCGGCGAGTTTAGTGGCCGAGCAGACGTGGTGAATCCGATCGCGGCCGATCGCGTTCCGGGTGGCTCCTCGAGTGGCAGCGGCGTCGCCGTCGCGACAGGATTGGCGGACGTGGCACTTGGGACGGACACTGGCGGCAGCGTTCGCATTCCGGCCGCCTGCTGTGGCGTGGTCGGCGTCAAGCCGACGTTCGGGCACGTCTCGACGCACGGCGTGGTCCCGTTCGCACCATCGCTCGACACCGTCGGCCCACTCGCTCGCTCCGTCGAAACGGCTGCCGATGCACTCTCCGCGATCAGCGACGAGAGGACTGCCGATTCGTTCGGACAAACCTCGAGCCCGAGCGAATCGCAGGCAGTCGCCGCTGACTCGGACGAGACGTTCACCGTTGGCGTCGTAACGGAATTTCTCGAGGAGTGTTCGGAGACCGTTACACGTGGCGTTCGCTCGTTGTGTGGCGAAGTCGAGTCCGCTTCCGAACTCGAACTCGAGGAGGTCTCCGTCGACCTCGGCTCCATCGAAGACGCCTACCTGCTCGTCGGGGCCACGGAGTTCGCGTGGTACCTTCGACAACGTGGGCTCGTTCGCGGAAACGGGTCGACGTACGCACGTCGCTGGTCGCGTGCGCTCCGGGAATTCGTCGACGACGACGGGTTCAGCGATCACGTGGCAAAACGGGTGCTCCCCTCCGCGACGCTCGATGCGGAGACCGACGGCGACTCGTACGTCGCGGGTCGTCTCGAGGCAGAGGCCTTTGGACGCCGTCTCGAGGCTGCGTTCGATCGCGTCGACGTGCTTCTCGTCCCGACGCTTCGCACACTTCCGCCCGAGCGGGGGGACGTATCCGCGCACGATCGATTGTTCGACGTACTCGGTAATACGGCACCGTTCAACCTGACCGGAAACCCGGCCGTCACGCTCCCCGTCGACGGGGCCGACGGACTGCCGATTAGCGTGCAGGTCGTCGCGCCGCGTCACGACGATGGGGTTGCGATCGATTGTGCAAGGGTATTCGAAGAAATCGTCGCGGAGTCTGCGTCACTCGAGCCGCCAGCACTACCCGCATAG
- a CDS encoding IclR family transcriptional regulator: MPPGDGRDPETVRATETSFEVINCVQAHQGATLSTVANDLGKAKSTVHRHVRTLEELGYLTRTGDELHVGLRFLKLGETARTREDEYQLAAEKVDEFARKTNERAQFIVEEGGYGICVFRASGDQAVDTEPRVGSRMPLHATAAGRAILAFDTDGALERVLERQGLPAYTGETITDEATLRTELEETKERGYAINRNEHIDGLTAFGAPVRGPGDEIIGSFSISGPTHRYDGGKEDEIITILQGTTNELELNIRYGDAVDS; this comes from the coding sequence ATGCCCCCTGGTGATGGTCGGGATCCTGAAACCGTCCGCGCGACCGAAACGTCTTTCGAGGTAATCAACTGTGTTCAGGCCCATCAGGGTGCAACGTTGTCGACGGTCGCAAACGACCTCGGGAAGGCAAAGAGCACCGTCCACCGACACGTGAGAACCCTCGAGGAACTGGGGTATCTCACGCGGACTGGCGACGAGTTGCACGTCGGGCTTCGCTTCTTGAAACTCGGCGAGACGGCACGAACTCGCGAGGACGAGTACCAACTCGCCGCGGAGAAAGTCGACGAGTTCGCACGCAAGACGAACGAACGAGCCCAGTTCATCGTCGAAGAGGGAGGGTACGGTATCTGCGTTTTCAGAGCGTCAGGCGATCAGGCCGTCGATACCGAACCACGCGTCGGTTCGCGAATGCCCCTACACGCCACGGCTGCCGGTCGAGCGATCCTCGCATTCGATACGGACGGCGCACTCGAGCGAGTACTCGAGCGACAGGGACTCCCCGCCTACACCGGAGAGACGATCACCGACGAAGCGACGCTCCGAACCGAACTCGAGGAAACGAAAGAACGTGGGTACGCGATCAACCGGAACGAACACATCGACGGGTTGACCGCGTTCGGCGCACCGGTTCGTGGCCCCGGCGACGAGATTATCGGCTCGTTCAGTATCTCCGGGCCGACACACCGCTACGACGGCGGGAAAGAGGACGAAATCATCACCATCCTGCAAGGGACGACGAACGAACTCGAGTTGAACATTCGATACGGCGATGCGGTGGATTCCTGA
- a CDS encoding class I SAM-dependent methyltransferase yields MAEEPTVSNRWDADEYDGNHSFVHEYGSDVLELLEPKADERILDLGCGTGHLSARIASTGAEVVGVDAAPEMIERARDTHSSPTFRRVDARELTVEDPFEAVFSNAALHWIDDEDQDDVLASVRDALRPGGRFVAELGGTGNVERIVEATMAALEERGYDIDHPWYFPSVGEYASRLESHGFEVRFARLFDRPTELEDGEDGLRNWLGMFGDSFFADLSDDEQESVIADVERDLESTLYDHDDETWTADYRRLRFRAVRV; encoded by the coding sequence ATGGCTGAAGAGCCCACAGTCTCGAATCGGTGGGACGCCGACGAGTACGACGGAAATCACTCGTTCGTCCACGAGTACGGATCTGACGTCCTCGAGCTTCTCGAGCCGAAGGCGGACGAACGAATCCTCGACCTCGGGTGTGGAACGGGCCACCTGAGCGCCCGAATTGCGTCGACCGGAGCCGAGGTGGTCGGCGTCGACGCTGCACCCGAGATGATCGAACGAGCCCGCGACACGCACTCGAGTCCGACGTTCCGACGGGTCGACGCGCGAGAGTTAACGGTCGAGGACCCCTTCGAGGCGGTCTTCTCGAACGCGGCCTTACACTGGATCGACGACGAGGACCAGGACGACGTGCTCGCGTCCGTTCGAGATGCGCTCCGACCCGGTGGCCGGTTCGTCGCCGAACTCGGCGGGACGGGTAACGTCGAGCGAATCGTCGAGGCGACGATGGCCGCCCTCGAGGAGCGTGGGTACGACATCGACCACCCGTGGTACTTTCCGAGCGTCGGCGAGTACGCCAGTCGCCTCGAGTCACACGGCTTCGAGGTCCGGTTCGCACGGCTGTTCGATCGACCGACGGAACTCGAGGACGGTGAAGATGGACTCCGAAACTGGCTCGGGATGTTCGGTGATAGCTTCTTCGCGGACCTCTCGGATGACGAGCAAGAGTCGGTAATCGCCGACGTCGAGCGCGACCTCGAGTCGACTCTCTACGACCACGACGACGAGACGTGGACGGCAGACTACCGACGGCTGCGGTTTCGAGCGGTTCGTGTGTGA
- a CDS encoding sodium:solute symporter family protein: MLETYLWVGLGLFLLVVLGLAYLGWTQTHNMSDFAIASETLGPYTLGAAFAATFFSAATFVGYVAWSYDYGLANLWLFLTLIGASPIALVLFAKRVREINVEQGSLSLPDWLGAFYGSQFVRVWAGIAVMFNVFYIAAQLDAGALFFTVLLGFDQTTALVIITSLVVFYVIAGATYADVYTDAIQAVLMAIMGLIVFFSAFWIFGTGPLETFDFLGTELESHDQTLVEPINENSPIYYSGFAILSIFILQFAFSAQPQLFNKVLALDDPRNLRKMIGTYLVLTICFLLTFFGGYYMFALDPGLEVADEAIFIYTMEYMPAIIAAFLGLVILAAALSTTDGLFIVLSTAIANDIFLKYLVAEDYVDMDEDRADVFSRYLAQVTVFGIGVVSFAIALTAPWNIGELIWIGISGVAAATVPPVMLGIYFPNFVTRIAAQVSMVVGVFGYIVIHFTASTPSVFVRGTYALLLATAVMIVVSALTEQEDGVAQMDDPAVTDERGAQLEDQTDAPLGGD, translated from the coding sequence ATGTTAGAAACCTACTTGTGGGTCGGACTCGGGCTCTTCTTGCTCGTGGTCCTCGGACTCGCATACCTCGGATGGACACAGACGCACAACATGTCCGATTTCGCAATTGCAAGTGAAACACTCGGACCGTACACGCTCGGTGCTGCGTTCGCAGCGACCTTTTTCAGTGCGGCAACGTTCGTCGGCTACGTCGCTTGGTCGTACGACTACGGCCTCGCGAATCTGTGGCTGTTCCTGACGCTGATCGGCGCGTCGCCGATTGCACTGGTCCTCTTCGCCAAACGCGTTCGTGAGATCAACGTCGAGCAGGGCTCGCTCTCCTTGCCAGACTGGCTCGGCGCATTCTACGGCAGCCAGTTCGTCCGCGTCTGGGCAGGCATCGCGGTTATGTTCAACGTCTTCTACATCGCGGCGCAACTCGACGCCGGGGCGTTGTTCTTCACCGTGTTACTCGGCTTCGATCAGACAACTGCACTGGTAATCATCACGTCCCTCGTCGTCTTTTACGTAATCGCAGGGGCGACGTACGCCGACGTCTACACCGACGCCATTCAGGCGGTTCTGATGGCCATCATGGGCCTCATCGTCTTCTTCTCGGCGTTCTGGATATTCGGAACCGGGCCGCTCGAGACGTTTGACTTCCTCGGCACCGAACTCGAGTCCCACGATCAGACGCTCGTCGAACCGATTAACGAGAATTCGCCGATCTACTACAGCGGGTTCGCGATCCTCTCGATATTCATCCTGCAGTTTGCCTTCTCGGCTCAGCCGCAGTTGTTCAACAAGGTGCTAGCACTCGACGATCCGCGGAACCTCCGCAAGATGATCGGCACGTACCTTGTGTTGACTATCTGTTTCCTGTTGACGTTCTTCGGCGGTTACTACATGTTCGCGTTAGATCCGGGCCTCGAGGTCGCGGACGAAGCGATCTTCATCTACACGATGGAGTACATGCCAGCGATCATCGCCGCGTTCCTCGGGCTGGTTATTCTGGCTGCGGCGCTGTCGACGACCGACGGCCTCTTCATCGTCCTGTCGACGGCGATCGCGAACGACATCTTCCTCAAGTATCTCGTCGCGGAGGACTACGTCGATATGGACGAAGACCGTGCAGATGTCTTCTCGCGATATCTTGCTCAAGTAACGGTGTTCGGGATCGGTGTCGTCTCGTTCGCCATCGCGCTCACGGCTCCCTGGAACATCGGCGAACTCATCTGGATCGGAATCTCCGGCGTCGCCGCGGCGACCGTTCCGCCGGTGATGCTCGGCATCTACTTCCCGAACTTCGTGACCCGAATCGCCGCGCAGGTGTCGATGGTGGTCGGCGTCTTCGGCTACATCGTCATTCACTTTACGGCCAGCACCCCGAGCGTCTTCGTTCGCGGGACCTACGCGTTGTTACTGGCGACGGCGGTGATGATCGTCGTCAGCGCACTCACGGAACAAGAAGACGGCGTCGCACAGATGGACGATCCAGCGGTTACAGACGAACGCGGTGCACAACTCGAGGACCAAACTGACGCCCCCCTCGGAGGTGACTAA
- a CDS encoding nitroreductase family protein, protein MQETVQNRELDEEVAEHRDPGHEIDPLFVNRWSPRAMTGETLADDEFLPLFEAARWAPSAYNNQHWRFLYATPDDDEWETFVDLLFEGNQWATDAGVLVVIVSKTTFDHNDEPAPVHSFDTGAAWQNLALEGARRGLVVHGMAGFDYERAAEELAVPEEYEVEAMAAIGERAPPESLPSDQQEREVPSGRKPLEEIVHRGGFE, encoded by the coding sequence ATGCAAGAAACTGTCCAGAACCGCGAACTCGACGAGGAAGTCGCCGAACACCGCGACCCCGGTCACGAAATCGACCCGCTGTTCGTTAACCGCTGGTCGCCACGCGCGATGACCGGTGAGACCCTTGCGGACGACGAGTTCCTCCCACTCTTCGAAGCCGCTCGCTGGGCACCCTCCGCGTACAACAATCAACACTGGCGGTTTCTCTACGCGACGCCCGATGACGACGAGTGGGAGACGTTCGTCGACTTGCTCTTCGAGGGCAACCAGTGGGCGACCGACGCCGGCGTGCTCGTCGTAATCGTCTCGAAGACGACGTTCGATCACAACGACGAACCCGCACCGGTCCACTCCTTCGACACCGGTGCAGCCTGGCAGAACCTCGCGCTTGAGGGCGCGCGTCGCGGACTCGTCGTCCACGGAATGGCCGGATTCGACTACGAGCGCGCGGCCGAGGAACTCGCGGTTCCCGAGGAGTACGAGGTCGAAGCGATGGCGGCGATCGGCGAGCGCGCACCGCCCGAGTCGCTTCCGAGCGATCAGCAAGAGCGCGAGGTGCCGAGCGGCCGGAAACCCCTCGAGGAGATCGTCCACCGCGGCGGCTTCGAGTAA